TGCCCGAAGACGGTAGCAGGCCGCCTTGCTAGTGGCACTGAGTGCCGTTAGACTCGTGGTCGGACCTCGGACCCCTGTAACCACTCCCCCGCAACCGGAAGGCGTCGACGATGAGCCTCGACCAGGAGCTCCAGCCGACCGAGCTCGCGCCGGCAGAGCGCGCCCACGAGCGGTTCGACGCCTACTACGGCCGCCTTTTCGGCTGGTCTGTCCGCTGGCAGGGCAGCCGGCTGTTCCTGGCGCTCGAAAACGGGCTGTGCGCCGTGACCCTGCCGAAGCTCGCCGCCGGCCCGGTGCTGCGCCACCTCGCCGACACCGGCTGCCAGGGCCCCGTCCTGGTCCTGCCCACGCAGCACGGCCCGCGCGTCGCGATCCTCGCCGAGACCGACGGCCTGGTTCCCCCGCGCACCACCCTGCCCGCCGACGTCGACCTCCTCGACTGCGGCGCCCTCGTTCCGCTGCCGATCGGCCCGCAGGTCCCCGGCGTCTCCACCGAATGGCTCGCCGCCCCGGACCCACGCCAGCGCTGGCTGCCGAGCCTCAGCGCGGTGCTGGCCGGGGTCCGCGTCCGTCACTGACCGCCCTCAGGCTCGCCAGATCTTCAGCGGACCGCCACCCACACAGGCGCCTGCCCGCGACGAGCACCGTGGTGTCGCTGACGAACACGCTCAGACTTCCGGCGGCACCGAAGCCGTAGTCCTCGACCGGCGCCCGTTCCCAGCGCGCGCCATCTTGAGACAGCCACACCACCACCGGCGGCGGAAGCACCGCCGCGACGACCAGCCCCACCACCGCGTCACCTGACCGAAGCGCTGCTCTTCGGGCTTCCCGACGCCGGCGTCCGGCAGCATCCCGACCGTGATGTCGCGGGACGCGGTCCAGTCGTCCCCGCTTGCGGCGCCACGCGGTCGGGCGCCCGCGCAGGGAACCAGGCTCGTCGGCTGTCCACGAAATGGGGGCCACCGAGGAGAACGTCAGCGCTTCCATCCTGTTCGCTGGCTGTCGCTCGATGTCTCCGGCCGGAAAATGTGTCCGCTCTGGCGTCGTGGCGACGGCAAAGGCACCGACCCTGTGAGGATTCGGACACCCCGTTGAGGGGGAAGGCTCAGCGGCTGGCCGCGAGCTGTCCCCGAGAATGTGCGCGGCCTGGTCCACGAGGTCGTCCACCCCGGCGACGAGGGTCTCGATCTCGGCCCACCGGCGGCGGTCGCGGTCGGCGTCGGGCGCCAGCGCGGTGTCGACGAGCAGCAGGAGGGTGTCGATCTCGTAGACGAGGTCGGCGAGTTTCAGGAACGGCACGTGGTCCGGCAGCGAGCCGGCCGCCGCCGCGCGGGCGCAGGCGGCGTGTCCCATGCTGCGGCAGACGGCCTGCAGCCGGGCCCGGATCTCCTCCTTGCGGGCCCCCGCCCGCGGGACGCCGGTGCGGATGTTCCAGGCCACCGAGAGAAGGCAGCGGCCGGCGTCGTCGAGGGAGGTGTTCATCACCGCGCGAGTCTGGTGGACACGCGGTGGTTGCGGGCCCGCTCAGCCGTTCGACACGCGAAGGCCACCGGATCGGGTGAACGGCTCTGAGGTTCCCTTGCTGATCGTCGGTTTTCCGCGTGCGGCACCACGTCCCGCTCACCGAGCTCGGTGCGACCGGTCCCGCCACGGGTCTGTGCTGGGCTCGTGCGAGACGGATCTCCTCATGTTTGTCCTTTGTGGACTAATGGCCGGCGCCCACCGGTCCTCGGTTCGAGGGCGCCGGCCAGGCTCGTGCATCACTGACCGAGGTGGCCGAGCTCGCCGGCGTCACGCGCGCGGCCGCCCGCCGCTTCCTCCTCACGCTGGCCGAGGTCGGCTACGTGCACACCGACGGCAAGCGGTTCTGGCTGCGGCCGCGGATCCTCGAACTCGGCAACGCGTTCCTGTCGAGCCAGGCGCTCGCGGAGGTCGCACGCCCGCACCTGGACAAGCTGGTGGCGGAGGTCGACGACTCGGCCGCGCTGTGCGTGCTGGCAGACGACGAGATCGTCTACGTCGGACTGGTCCGCACCCCGGCGCGGCGGATCATGGCGCTGAACGTGACGATCGGCAGCCGGATCCCGGCGCGCCCATCGTCGATGGGCCGGGTGTTGCTCGCGTTCCAGCCCGAACAGTGGCGGGCGGAGTACCTCAAGCGCGTCGAGCTGCAGCGTTCACGCCAGACGGACAGGTGTACGCGTCGCTGAACGTCTCGATGCACTCCACCCGGCGCTCGAAAGAAGAGATGCGCGCGCAGCTGCTCGAACCGCTGCGCCGCACCGCCGGCGAGATCGAAGCAGACCTGCGCGCCATCGCGCGGCGGCGCCAGTCGTTCGGCGTCGGCGACGAGGACGGGGCCTGAGCAGGCCGTCCTCGGCCGGGTGTGACCCGGGCCCCTCGATCGGTGGTAGTGGGTGGTGCGAAGTTACCATCGGGTCATGGATGACTTCGCGGTCCAGCTGAAGCGGAGGGGACTGCGGAACACGGCCCAGCGCCGGGCGGTGCTCGGTGCCGTGCGCGACCACCCGCACACCACGGCCGCCGAGATCGCGGCGGCCGTCGAGGCCGGCACGGGCGGGCTGTCGCGGCAAGGGCTCTACAACGTGCTGGACGACCTCGTCGGCATCGGCCTGCTGCGCACGCTCGAACCGGCCGGCTCACCCGCGCGCTTCGAGCTCGACCGGCACGACAACCATCACCACCTGGTGTGCCGCGGTTGTGACCGGATCGAGGACGTGCCGTGTGCCGTGGGCTCGGCGCCGTGCCTGCACCCGTCGTCGGCGCCGGGGTTCACGATCGACGAGGCCGAGGTGACGTGGTGGGGGCTGTGCGCCGAATGTGCGGCGCGAGCCTAGACCTGCTCGGGTCAGTCCGGCGCGGCGTCAGTCCCGCTCGGGTTCGGCTCGGGAGCCGCAGTCTCCGGGACGGCCGTCTCGCGGGTTGTGGTGTCGGGAGTCGCCGTCTCGTCGACGGTCAGGGTGAGCAGGCGGATCATCGCCTCCACCGGCAGCTTGCTCTCGTCCGCGTGATCGAGAAACGACAACACGCGCAACCCCTCCGGCGTGAGCGCCGAGGTGTCGTCGCCGACCTGCGCGCTCGCCGCTTCGAGGGTGCCGAGGCCGGCGTTGTGGTGCGCGTCGCGGACGGCGTTGCGCAGCACGGCGAGTTCGGCCGGCGACGGTCCACGTTTCTCTTCGCGCAACCTTTGCACGATTCGCACCACCTGAGGTGACCTCGCCGCCACGGACTGGCGGGCCGCGAACGACGCCACCATCCGCGGGGTCGAGCGCGTCTCCTGCGGGGACGCGGGGATCACGGGTGCGGCGGCACCTTCCACACGCAGGCTGTCGAGCGCCGCGGCCCGGCGTTGTTCACTTTCGCGCAGCCGTGCGAGCGGATCTTTACGCCGGGAAGCCGCGAATGTTCGAGCTTCATCACGCGCGCGTTGCCCCGCCTCGGTGACCCGCGGGCGCCGCCGGCCCGTGCCCTCGGCCGCGGCCTGGCGGCGGTTGTTCTCGAACCACGCCTCGAACGACTGCCCGCGCCGCGGCGGCTCGTGGACCTCGGTCATCGCGGCCTGGGCCGCGTCGTTGAACCAGCCTTCCAGCCGCGAGCGCAGGAAGCCGCCGGGACGTTCACCGGACTGGCGGGGCCGCTGGCGGGTGCCGTCGGGCAGAGTGCTGAGCGCGATCAGCAGCGCGTCGGGGCAGTAGCCGCTGCTGTACCAGAACTCGAGCTGGCGCTCGACGTCCTCGCGCTCGTCACGCGTCAGCGTCTCCGTCACCCAGCCCATGCGCCGGAACAGGACACCGGTCGCCTGCGCGCGTTCGTGCTCGTCGCTCGGGATCACCGTCGACGGCCACGCGCGGTCCGACATCCGCACCATCCGACACCTCCTGCACCGACGGTACGGCGCCCGCGTTCGCGCCCTTCACCCGACACGCCGCCACCGTGTCGGCCGCCACGATCACCCCGATCGCGGCCAAAGACAGGGCGTCGAGCCGCTGGTGGAGCACCACTTCGCCGACCAGCGCGGCCAGCACCGGGTTCACGCTCATGAAGACCCCGAAGAACCGCGCCGGCACCCGGCGCAGCGCCAGCAGGTCGGCCAGGAACGGCAGCGCCGACGACAGCACCCCCGCGGCGAGCGCGGCGCCGAGCGCGGCCGGTGTGGGGCGGTGGTGGAAAAACACCACGATTCCCACGGGCAGGTACAGCAGCCCGGAGACTCCCGCCGCCGCCGCGGCGGAGCCCTGCGCGCCCGGCAGCCGGCGGCCGACGGTGCGGTTGAGCAGGATGTAGCAGGCCCAGCAGCCGGCGGCGACCAGCGCGAGCGCGACGCCGAGGTAGTCGGTGCTGGGGCGGGGCCGTGCGAGGATTCCGACAGCCGCGGCGGCCGCGAACGCACACATCAGGTCCGTTCGGCGACGCGAACCGGCCAGCGCGACAGTGAGCGGGCCGAGGAACTCCAGCGTCACGGCCAGTCCGAGCCCGATGCGGTCGATGGCGGAGTAGAGCGAGAGGTTCATCGTCGCGAACACCACCGCGAGCGCGAGGACCGGACGCCACTGGCGGGCGGTGAACGACCGGAGCCGCGGGCGTCCTACGGCGAGCAGCAGCACCGCGGCCACCCACTGGCGCATGGCCACCACGCCGACCGGCCCGAGCACGGGAAACGCCAGCGCCGCCGCCGCTGCGCCGAGCTGGTTCGCGGCCGCGCCGCCGAACATCAACGCCACGCCGGTGCGGTTGTCCTGGGTCATGGGGCCGAGCCTGCGGCACGGCCATGCATGCGCAAAATGCATTCACCGCGCCACGCATACGCTGAAGTCATGGATCTGGAGCTGCGGCACCTGCGGTGCCTGGTGGCGATCGTGGACACGGGTACGTTCACGGACGCGGCAATCGAGCTCGGCGTCTCCCAAGCCGCGGTGTCGCGCACCCTTGTTTCGTTGGAATCCGCACTCGGCGTGCGACTTCTCCACCGCACGAGCCGCAGCGTCACCCCCACGACGGCCGGCGTGCAGGTGCTCGCCCGCGCCCGGCACCTGCTGGCCGAGGCCGAAGACCTCGTGCGCGAGGCCACGACGGGGCACACCCGGCTGCGCGTCGGCCACGCCTGGTCCGCGATGGGCCGCCACACGGCCGAGTTCCAGCGCCGCTGGGCCGATCGCCACCCCGACGTCGAGCTCCTGCTGGTCCGCACCAACACCGCGACCGGCGGGCTGGCCGAGGGACTGTGCGACCTCGCCGTGGTGCGCACCGCCGTGGACACCCGCAAGTACGCGCACGCGACCGTCGGCCACGAAGCCCGCTACTGCGCCATGGCCACCGACGACCCGCTGGCGCGCCGCCGCACCGTCACGCTCGCCGATCTCAGCCCGCGCGTCCTGGTGATCGACCGCCGCACCGGCACCACGACCGCCGACCTGTGGCCGCCGGCCGAGCGCCCGCGTATGGAGCCCACCCACGAGATCGACGACTGGCTGGCCGCCATCGTCACCGGCCGCTGCGTCGGCGTCACGCCGCACTCCACCGTGACCCAGTACCGCCGCGACGGCATCGCCTACCGCCGCGTGCGCGACGCGGCCCCCGTTCCGGTGCGGCTGATCTGGCACGGCCGCGACCCCCATCCGGCCACGCACGCCGCGGTGGCGCTGCTGAGCGAGCTCTACCGGGCCCGCTGAACCACCACTGTGGACGGTCACCCCTTCGGGCGTAAGGACCGCGCGGGGGCAGACATAATCGGCTGCGGGCGGGATGCTCCATTTCGGACAATCGCGAACAGGAGGGGGCGTTTCATGAGGAATCTCCGCTTCCGCGCCGCCGTGCTGGCGACGCCGCTGGTGGCCGCGAGCCTGCTCGTCGCGCCGGCCCCGGCCTCCGCGGCGCCCGCCGTCACCGATCTCGACTGCGGGTTCTTCGCGTGCAGCTGGGTGTTCAGCAAGAGCGCCACGAAGCTGATCGCCGAGGGCGCGCCCGCGACCCGCGTCTGCAAGAACATCCCGAAGCCGGGAAACCTGGCGTGCGGCGTCGCCATCGCGGCGCTGGTCGTGACCGCGAAGAAGGCCCGCAGCGAGGGCAAGTGCGCGAAGATCACCTGGACCAAGACCCCGGCGCCGCCCCTGGGCACGTGGTGGCCGTCGGTCGAGGGTGGCAAGCGCTGCAAGTAGGTTCCCTCCGGCCGTCGGGGTGACGAGTACCCGCCGGCCGGGGCGGTGCGGGGCCGTCCCGTCCACTGTGGACGCGTGGACGGCCCCGCGAAACATTTCCGGGGGCCGGCGAGGTCGTTCGCCGGGCGAATTATCACCGTTGACGCCGTCGCGCGAAGTCGGTCATGATGTGGTGGTACACCATCGACCGAGGAGTGACGAGAATGTTCGGCGGCGAAGAGCGCATGGCCTGTCCGGGGTGCTTCGGCATCGCGGGCGATGCTCGGCGCCTGCCTTACGCTGCCGAGACACCAGGCTCCACGCCGTGACGCACCCAGAAACGCGTCGCAGCAGGGAGCCGCCCGTCGGGAGACCGATCAGGGCGGCTTTTTCGTTCTCCGTGACTATTTCGTGACATTTTCGGCCTCGATTTCCGATCCTCTTTCCGACCACGTGCCCGAACGGCCAGGGAACCGCCTGCAAAGCGGATCAAACCGGTTCGACTCCGGTCGCGGTCTCCACCCGAGCGAAAACCGAAAAGGAGGTGCCCGCCGCCATGGCTGTCCTGGTCCTCAACGCCGGCTACGAGCCCCTGCACACCGTCTCCGTCCCCCATGCGATCCGGATGCTCGTACGCCACGTCGCGGTCGTCCACGAGAG
The sequence above is a segment of the Amycolatopsis sp. 2-15 genome. Coding sequences within it:
- a CDS encoding IclR family transcriptional regulator domain-containing protein; translation: MAELAGVTRAAARRFLLTLAEVGYVHTDGKRFWLRPRILELGNAFLSSQALAEVARPHLDKLVAEVDDSAALCVLADDEIVYVGLVRTPARRIMALNVTIGSRIPARPSSMGRVLLAFQPEQWRAEYLKRVELQRSRQTDRCTRR
- a CDS encoding Fur family transcriptional regulator, which codes for MDDFAVQLKRRGLRNTAQRRAVLGAVRDHPHTTAAEIAAAVEAGTGGLSRQGLYNVLDDLVGIGLLRTLEPAGSPARFELDRHDNHHHLVCRGCDRIEDVPCAVGSAPCLHPSSAPGFTIDEAEVTWWGLCAECAARA
- a CDS encoding EamA family transporter; this encodes MTQDNRTGVALMFGGAAANQLGAAAAALAFPVLGPVGVVAMRQWVAAVLLLAVGRPRLRSFTARQWRPVLALAVVFATMNLSLYSAIDRIGLGLAVTLEFLGPLTVALAGSRRRTDLMCAFAAAAAVGILARPRPSTDYLGVALALVAAGCWACYILLNRTVGRRLPGAQGSAAAAAGVSGLLYLPVGIVVFFHHRPTPAALGAALAAGVLSSALPFLADLLALRRVPARFFGVFMSVNPVLAALVGEVVLHQRLDALSLAAIGVIVAADTVAACRVKGANAGAVPSVQEVSDGADVGPRVAVDGDPERRARTRAGDRCPVPAHGLGDGDADA
- a CDS encoding LysR family transcriptional regulator, with the translated sequence MDLELRHLRCLVAIVDTGTFTDAAIELGVSQAAVSRTLVSLESALGVRLLHRTSRSVTPTTAGVQVLARARHLLAEAEDLVREATTGHTRLRVGHAWSAMGRHTAEFQRRWADRHPDVELLLVRTNTATGGLAEGLCDLAVVRTAVDTRKYAHATVGHEARYCAMATDDPLARRRTVTLADLSPRVLVIDRRTGTTTADLWPPAERPRMEPTHEIDDWLAAIVTGRCVGVTPHSTVTQYRRDGIAYRRVRDAAPVPVRLIWHGRDPHPATHAAVALLSELYRAR